From Stenotrophomonas nitritireducens, the proteins below share one genomic window:
- a CDS encoding helix-turn-helix domain-containing protein — protein sequence MQRPDCIHAISGRGKGGRLFIPAGWISTTLVLEGSLELSSGDLPWMLGTRQLQLWVDGSVRLNCREQAWWLCIAAPAALWQKPPKSTASIINCLIPREQGCDSKLARALVHLCRPRWFQQGIDSPDPTYKLGLLRDALIERQQAQQLQLERCSGRTVLRRHQTLLRLLRVQHLIRCTIDTRLDLVSLAAVANYSPTHLIRIYRDVFGETPSEYAVRLRNKRALDMVCNTELSVCEIAESLGFESESAFCRAFKHAFGCTTTAARRGQQVQHSALLAPGPAPASSTRLIAASAMEWAVAS from the coding sequence ATGCAACGGCCGGACTGCATCCATGCCATCAGTGGCCGCGGCAAAGGTGGCCGCCTGTTTATTCCCGCCGGCTGGATCAGCACCACCCTGGTGCTGGAGGGCAGCCTGGAGTTGAGCAGTGGCGATCTGCCGTGGATGCTCGGTACCCGCCAACTGCAGCTCTGGGTAGATGGCAGCGTGCGCCTGAACTGCCGCGAGCAGGCATGGTGGCTGTGCATCGCCGCCCCTGCCGCGCTTTGGCAGAAGCCACCGAAGAGCACCGCCTCCATCATCAACTGCCTGATCCCACGTGAGCAGGGTTGCGACAGCAAACTGGCGCGCGCACTGGTGCACCTCTGCCGGCCCCGCTGGTTCCAGCAGGGCATCGATTCACCCGACCCCACCTATAAGTTGGGGCTGTTGCGTGACGCCCTGATCGAACGCCAGCAGGCCCAGCAACTGCAGCTTGAACGCTGCAGCGGCCGCACCGTGCTGCGCCGCCATCAGACCCTGCTGCGGCTGCTGCGCGTGCAGCACCTGATCCGCTGCACCATCGACACCCGGCTGGATCTGGTCAGTCTGGCTGCGGTGGCCAATTACTCGCCCACCCATCTCATCCGCATCTATCGCGATGTCTTTGGTGAAACCCCGAGCGAGTACGCGGTGCGGCTGCGCAACAAGCGCGCATTGGACATGGTCTGCAACACCGAGCTGTCGGTCTGCGAGATCGCCGAGTCACTGGGCTTTGAAAGCGAAAGCGCGTTCTGCCGCGCGTTCAAGCACGCCTTCGGCTGTACCACCACCGCTGCACGGCGTGGCCAACAGGTACAGCACAGCGCGTTGCTTGCCCCCGGCCCTGCGCCAGCCAGCAGCACCCGGCTTATTGCCGCATCTGCGATGGAATGGGCGGTAGCTTCCTGA
- a CDS encoding NAD(P) transhydrogenase subunit alpha, translating to MSDGFVALYIFMLAAIAGHVIISRVPVILHTPLMSGSNFIHGIVLIGAMVVLGHADTTLEKIIGFIAVALGAGNAAGGYVVTERMLDMFKSSKKPEGKGK from the coding sequence ATGAGCGACGGGTTCGTAGCGTTGTACATCTTCATGCTGGCAGCGATTGCCGGCCATGTGATCATTTCGCGGGTGCCGGTGATCCTGCACACGCCCTTGATGTCCGGTTCCAACTTCATTCACGGCATCGTGCTGATCGGCGCGATGGTGGTACTCGGCCACGCCGACACCACGCTGGAGAAGATCATCGGCTTCATCGCGGTGGCACTGGGCGCCGGCAATGCGGCCGGTGGTTACGTGGTGACCGAGCGCATGCTGGACATGTTCAAAAGCTCGAAGAAGCCTGAAGGGAAGGGCAAGTGA
- a CDS encoding helix-turn-helix domain-containing protein, translating to MKILHHCIHGSQALDLSRQPAATVHATACHGRGTRVLIPAGWISVTLVLTGLLEISGGDAPWQLAAHHLQLWLEGELRLISRGHAWWLCIAAPAALWERLPCSTSLNNHLIPRELRCDRELASAVLHLARKRCFNNSSDTTAVQDGMQVLRDTLVERQQALHGQLSRCSGRTALRRHQTLLRLLRVQHLIRCNSDGRLDLNRLAAIANYSPPHLIRIYREVFDETPFEYAHRLRLQRAWELVCTTDLSICEIAGALGFETESAFCRSFKQSFACTASQARRSRATNTTATGVSRSAPMHDLQAELATQ from the coding sequence GTGAAGATCCTGCACCACTGCATACACGGTTCCCAGGCGCTGGATCTGTCCCGGCAGCCTGCGGCAACCGTGCACGCCACCGCCTGCCACGGGCGCGGTACCCGCGTGCTGATCCCTGCCGGCTGGATCAGCGTCACCTTGGTGCTGACCGGATTGCTTGAGATCAGCGGCGGCGATGCGCCCTGGCAATTGGCCGCACATCACCTGCAGTTATGGCTGGAGGGCGAACTGCGCCTTATCAGCCGCGGTCATGCCTGGTGGCTGTGCATCGCCGCACCGGCGGCGCTGTGGGAGCGGCTGCCCTGCAGCACGTCGCTCAACAACCATCTGATCCCACGCGAACTGCGCTGCGACCGCGAGCTCGCAAGTGCCGTGCTGCACCTGGCGCGCAAGCGTTGTTTCAACAACAGCAGCGATACGACCGCAGTCCAGGACGGGATGCAGGTACTGCGGGACACCCTGGTGGAGCGGCAGCAGGCCTTGCATGGCCAGCTCAGCCGCTGCAGCGGCCGCACCGCGCTGCGGCGCCACCAGACCCTGCTGCGGCTGCTGCGCGTGCAACACCTGATCCGGTGCAACAGTGACGGGCGGCTGGACCTCAACCGCCTGGCTGCCATTGCGAACTACTCGCCCCCGCACCTCATCCGCATCTATCGCGAAGTCTTCGACGAAACACCGTTCGAATATGCCCACCGCCTGCGCCTGCAGCGCGCGTGGGAACTGGTGTGCACCACCGATCTTTCCATCTGCGAAATCGCCGGCGCGTTGGGTTTCGAAACAGAAAGCGCGTTCTGCCGCTCCTTCAAGCAATCCTTCGCCTGTACCGCAAGCCAAGCGCGTCGAAGCCGTGCAACCAACACCACAGCGACCGGGGTATCACGGTCAGCGCCAATGCACGACCTGCAGGCTGAACTTGCGACCCAATGA
- a CDS encoding RNA polymerase sigma factor encodes MLVTSPPLMPPAAVPASLDAFLAGIGPRAFRFAEAGLRQRDDALDAVQDAMERMLGYRERPAEEWTPLFWSILRRRIIDLQRRRSFRLKFWAPQEDHDQDSAIDWADETPGPAQTHEQQHDYAQLVRALRQLPARQREAFSLRVLQELDVATTAKAMGCSEGSVKTHLSRARDALQKQLEATR; translated from the coding sequence GTGCTGGTGACCAGCCCACCCCTGATGCCGCCTGCTGCTGTACCTGCCTCGCTGGACGCCTTTCTGGCCGGCATCGGCCCGCGTGCGTTTCGTTTCGCCGAGGCCGGCCTGCGCCAGCGCGATGACGCCCTGGACGCGGTCCAGGACGCCATGGAGCGGATGCTGGGCTACCGCGAGCGGCCCGCGGAGGAATGGACGCCGCTGTTCTGGAGCATCCTGCGCCGGCGCATCATCGACCTGCAGCGGCGCCGCAGCTTCCGGCTGAAGTTCTGGGCCCCCCAGGAAGATCATGACCAGGACAGTGCCATCGACTGGGCCGACGAAACCCCGGGCCCGGCACAGACCCATGAACAGCAGCATGATTATGCCCAGCTGGTAAGGGCACTGCGCCAGTTGCCTGCCCGCCAGCGCGAGGCATTCAGCCTGCGCGTGCTGCAGGAGTTGGATGTGGCCACCACCGCCAAGGCCATGGGCTGTTCGGAAGGCTCGGTAAAAACCCACCTGTCGCGCGCGCGCGACGCATTGCAGAAACAACTGGAGGCCACGCGGTGA
- a CDS encoding tetratricopeptide repeat-containing sulfotransferase family protein, translated as MQVELEKAVADLHQGRPDVAEDAMRRLLEQAPGSAPAMEVLGMALAGQARVQEARDWFSRAAALQPDSLSTWMNLGNACLESADASAAGVAFERARALGADDVAWLLGYGLALLGQARFADANRYLGAALSREPDAIDVRLAYAQSLAELERFEELALCLEAVHADSLHLDERQALAWLLAQAGSDDAAQQLYRQVIAGAPESGESRVQFALLLERLNRVAEADQQLRAVPAEYARSSGGMFELAAARVLRRQQEQPQAVLRLADGLQRDLAPAMQAQLQFELARNHDQLGQADPAMQALAAAHDAAGRAFQQRVSGAAAPPVLEWLQQRLLRPASQTWAQVQADPALPRDPIFLVGFPRSGTTLLERILDAHVDLDVLDERPALEVAIAQLRALPGWQDDDLDVALDALTPGALAAAKQRYWDEVRRYLLPHGRLVDKYPLTMTRLPYVARLFPQAQWLLLLRHPCDCVLSCHMQAFGSNGGAMAFTSLESSARTYVAIMEWWEQQRRLVPAHVHVLRYEDMVADLPGQLSALMAFLAQPMQPQQLAFAEHASSRSRRINTPSYSQVVQPLNAGAVGRWRNYRAHFSAQTLALLAPWVQRYGYALD; from the coding sequence ATGCAGGTTGAGCTCGAAAAGGCAGTGGCGGATCTGCACCAGGGCAGGCCGGATGTGGCTGAAGACGCCATGCGCCGATTGCTTGAGCAGGCACCCGGTTCCGCGCCGGCAATGGAAGTGCTGGGCATGGCCTTGGCCGGGCAGGCGAGAGTGCAGGAGGCACGTGATTGGTTCTCCCGGGCGGCCGCGCTGCAGCCCGATTCACTGAGCACCTGGATGAACCTCGGCAATGCTTGCCTTGAAAGCGCAGATGCCAGCGCCGCCGGTGTCGCCTTTGAACGCGCCCGTGCGTTGGGGGCCGACGATGTCGCCTGGTTGCTGGGCTATGGTTTGGCGCTGCTGGGGCAGGCGCGGTTTGCAGATGCCAACCGGTACCTGGGCGCCGCGCTGTCGCGTGAGCCCGACGCGATCGATGTGCGCCTCGCCTACGCCCAAAGCCTTGCAGAACTGGAGCGGTTTGAGGAACTCGCGCTCTGTCTTGAGGCTGTGCATGCCGATTCGTTGCACCTTGACGAACGCCAGGCTCTGGCCTGGTTGTTGGCGCAGGCGGGCAGCGATGATGCCGCGCAGCAGCTCTACCGGCAGGTGATTGCCGGGGCGCCGGAGTCCGGCGAGTCGCGGGTTCAATTCGCGCTGTTGCTGGAGCGGCTGAACCGGGTGGCGGAAGCGGATCAGCAACTGCGCGCCGTGCCTGCCGAGTACGCGCGTAGCAGCGGCGGAATGTTCGAATTGGCGGCTGCGCGGGTATTGCGTAGGCAGCAAGAGCAGCCGCAGGCAGTCCTGCGGCTGGCCGATGGATTGCAACGGGACCTTGCGCCGGCGATGCAGGCGCAGCTGCAGTTCGAATTGGCCCGCAACCATGATCAGCTGGGCCAGGCCGACCCGGCGATGCAGGCATTGGCAGCCGCCCACGACGCAGCAGGCAGGGCGTTCCAACAACGCGTGTCCGGAGCCGCCGCGCCGCCGGTGCTGGAGTGGTTGCAGCAGCGGCTGCTGCGGCCTGCGTCGCAGACCTGGGCGCAGGTGCAGGCCGATCCTGCGCTGCCGCGCGATCCGATCTTCCTGGTTGGCTTTCCGCGCTCCGGAACGACGTTGCTGGAGCGGATCCTGGACGCGCACGTGGATCTGGATGTCCTGGATGAGCGGCCTGCACTTGAAGTGGCGATAGCGCAGCTGCGGGCTTTGCCGGGGTGGCAGGACGACGATCTGGATGTGGCGCTCGATGCACTCACGCCGGGCGCCTTGGCTGCGGCGAAGCAGCGCTATTGGGATGAGGTTCGTCGTTACCTGCTGCCGCACGGGCGCCTGGTCGACAAATATCCCCTGACGATGACGCGCTTGCCTTATGTGGCGCGCCTGTTCCCGCAGGCGCAGTGGTTGCTGCTGCTACGGCATCCCTGCGACTGCGTGCTCAGCTGCCATATGCAGGCATTCGGCAGCAATGGTGGGGCGATGGCTTTCACTTCGCTGGAGTCCAGCGCACGTACCTACGTGGCCATCATGGAATGGTGGGAGCAGCAGCGCAGGTTGGTGCCGGCACATGTGCATGTGTTGCGCTACGAGGACATGGTTGCCGATCTGCCCGGGCAGCTGTCCGCACTGATGGCGTTCCTGGCGCAGCCGATGCAGCCGCAGCAGCTTGCCTTCGCCGAGCACGCCAGCAGCCGAAGCCGTCGCATCAACACCCCCAGTTACTCGCAGGTCGTGCAGCCATTGAACGCCGGTGCGGTGGGCAGGTGGCGCAATTACCGCGCGCATTTCAGCGCGCAGACGCTGGCGCTCCTTGCGCCGTGGGTGCAGCGTTATGGCTATGCGCTGGATTGA
- a CDS encoding 2OG-Fe(II) oxygenase: MDSAAASAAAELHGNDLRHYIRSYDHSLPPEMCGKLIESFNALSRFQQANGRGVRPGLDDSAWTEMDISRLSDAGFIAFFRQLVSTALQRYNADVGVPVAIPDSPLLSPLILKRYRAGSDEKFQTHFDSINEVCDRYLVFLWYLNDVQTGGETWFPGLQTGVTPRTGRLLMFPPYWMYAHQGKPSPEQDKYILSTYLRFPQRQSSA, translated from the coding sequence TTGGACTCCGCCGCGGCCAGTGCCGCGGCGGAGCTTCATGGCAATGATCTGCGCCACTACATTCGCAGCTATGACCACAGTTTGCCGCCAGAAATGTGCGGCAAGCTGATCGAGTCATTCAACGCGCTCTCACGTTTCCAGCAAGCCAACGGCCGCGGTGTACGCCCGGGGCTGGACGACAGTGCATGGACCGAGATGGACATAAGCCGGCTTTCCGATGCCGGGTTCATCGCATTCTTCCGGCAGCTGGTGAGCACCGCGCTGCAGCGCTACAACGCCGATGTCGGCGTGCCGGTGGCCATCCCCGATAGCCCGCTGCTCAGCCCGCTGATCCTGAAGCGCTACCGTGCCGGCAGCGATGAAAAGTTCCAGACCCACTTCGATTCGATCAACGAAGTCTGCGACCGCTACCTGGTGTTCCTGTGGTACCTCAATGACGTGCAGACCGGCGGTGAAACCTGGTTCCCCGGCCTGCAGACAGGGGTAACGCCGCGCACCGGAAGGCTGCTCATGTTTCCGCCGTACTGGATGTATGCGCACCAGGGAAAGCCCTCCCCGGAGCAGGACAAGTACATCCTCTCCACCTACCTCAGATTCCCCCAGCGTCAATCCAGCGCATAG
- a CDS encoding NAD(P) transhydrogenase subunit alpha → MAVDVWVLKETAEGERRVAATPETVKKLVSAGAQVHLQAGAGTAAGFPDQAYVDAGAQLGDALESADLLLCVQAPSLPTIGRLKAGAVLVGGVQPEADPARAAGLQARQLQTFPLERLPRTTRAQAMDVLSSQAGMAGYKATLIAAQLAPRFFPMLTTAAGTIRPSKVLIVGAGVAGLQAVATAKRLGAAVEGFDVRPETREQIESLGGKFLDLGVSAAGEGGYARQLTEEERAEQQRRLAEHLKGVDVVICTAAVPGRPAPKIVTAAMVAGMRPGSVIVDLAAETGGNCEATQPGQTIEVGGVTVAGPLNLASMGAVHASEMFARNVYNFVALFLKDGRLTFDWNDELLAKTVWPQRPAGGEIPPV, encoded by the coding sequence ATGGCCGTTGATGTCTGGGTATTGAAGGAAACTGCCGAGGGCGAGCGGCGCGTTGCCGCCACGCCGGAAACAGTCAAGAAACTGGTGTCGGCCGGCGCGCAGGTACACCTGCAGGCTGGCGCAGGGACGGCCGCTGGCTTCCCCGATCAGGCCTATGTGGATGCAGGGGCACAGCTGGGTGATGCGCTGGAAAGCGCGGACCTGCTGCTGTGCGTGCAGGCGCCATCGTTACCGACCATCGGCCGGCTCAAGGCCGGCGCGGTACTGGTCGGCGGCGTGCAGCCCGAAGCCGATCCCGCGCGCGCGGCGGGCTTGCAGGCGCGGCAGCTGCAGACATTCCCGTTGGAACGATTGCCGCGCACCACCCGCGCGCAGGCGATGGACGTGCTCAGTTCACAGGCTGGCATGGCCGGCTACAAGGCGACCTTGATCGCCGCCCAGCTGGCCCCGCGCTTCTTTCCAATGCTGACCACCGCTGCCGGCACCATCCGCCCGTCGAAGGTGTTGATTGTCGGTGCCGGCGTTGCCGGCCTTCAGGCGGTGGCCACCGCCAAGCGCCTGGGCGCAGCGGTGGAAGGCTTCGATGTGCGTCCGGAAACCCGCGAACAGATCGAATCGCTGGGCGGCAAGTTCCTGGACCTGGGCGTCAGCGCAGCCGGCGAAGGCGGCTATGCCCGGCAGCTGACCGAGGAAGAGCGTGCCGAGCAGCAGCGACGTCTGGCCGAGCATCTGAAGGGTGTGGATGTCGTCATCTGCACCGCAGCTGTGCCGGGACGGCCGGCACCGAAGATCGTTACCGCGGCGATGGTGGCGGGCATGCGCCCGGGCAGCGTGATCGTCGACCTGGCCGCCGAAACCGGCGGCAACTGCGAAGCCACCCAGCCGGGGCAGACCATCGAGGTAGGCGGCGTGACGGTTGCCGGCCCACTGAATCTGGCCAGCATGGGCGCGGTACACGCCAGTGAGATGTTCGCGCGTAATGTGTACAACTTCGTTGCGTTGTTCCTGAAGGACGGCAGGCTGACGTTTGACTGGAATGACGAACTGCTGGCCAAGACCGTGTGGCCGCAACGCCCTGCGGGCGGTGAGATTCCGCCGGTGTGA
- a CDS encoding DUF3106 domain-containing protein has translation MKTTLSGLLLPLLLICASAPAAAQQQLPEWDQLTPAQRETLIAPLRDRWNASPERRQRSYDHARSWQQMTPEQREQARRGMHRFENMSPGQRRDAQALFDKMRGMDKDQRQQLREQWNKMSPEQRRQWVEANPPAPRSPH, from the coding sequence ATGAAGACCACACTCTCTGGCCTGTTGCTGCCGCTGTTGTTGATCTGCGCCAGTGCCCCGGCCGCCGCCCAGCAACAGCTGCCCGAATGGGACCAGCTCACCCCGGCCCAGCGCGAAACCCTGATCGCGCCGCTGCGCGATCGCTGGAATGCATCGCCCGAGCGCCGACAGCGCAGCTATGACCACGCCCGCAGCTGGCAGCAGATGACCCCGGAACAACGCGAACAGGCGCGTCGCGGCATGCACCGTTTCGAAAACATGTCGCCCGGCCAGCGCCGCGACGCGCAGGCCTTGTTCGACAAGATGCGCGGCATGGACAAGGACCAGCGCCAGCAGCTGCGCGAGCAGTGGAACAAGATGAGCCCGGAACAGCGCCGGCAATGGGTGGAAGCCAACCCACCGGCGCCACGCTCCCCGCACTGA
- a CDS encoding NAD(P)(+) transhydrogenase (Re/Si-specific) subunit beta gives MSISILVNTSYLVAATLFLLGLQRMASPKTARSGIQWAGAGMLIATAATFLLPGLHNLALIAVALVLGTGLAWVSAKKVAITDMPQMVALYNGMGGGSAAAIGAVELLRFSELANRDTSHWSAQAIADLSARLPSTTVLALAVIGSAIGVVSLSGSIIAWAKLDGRLDKRVTFPGQQVFNLLVAVAMVVLGVWAAVSLQPLAIISFFVVALALGVLMTLPIGGADMPVVISLYNAFTGLAVAFEGYVLGNEALIIAGMMVGAAGILLTRLMAKAMNRPISGVLFSNFGGGGQGAEISGTQKPIEAADVAAMMAFAERVVIVPGYGMAVAQAQHKIWELAQRLIERGVKVKFAIHPVAGRMPGHMNVLLAEAGVPYDLIADMDDINPEFATTDVSLVIGANDVVNPVAKTDPTSPIYGMPILDVVNSKNTIVIKRGKGTGFAGIENALFYADNTRMLYGDGAEAASALVSELKALDGGH, from the coding sequence ATGAGCATATCGATCCTGGTCAATACGAGTTATCTGGTTGCCGCGACGCTGTTCCTGCTGGGCCTGCAGCGCATGGCCTCGCCCAAGACCGCACGCAGCGGTATCCAATGGGCCGGCGCGGGTATGTTGATCGCTACCGCGGCCACGTTCCTGCTGCCGGGCTTGCACAACCTCGCGCTGATCGCGGTGGCGCTGGTGCTGGGCACCGGCCTGGCCTGGGTGTCGGCCAAGAAGGTGGCCATCACCGACATGCCGCAGATGGTGGCGCTGTACAACGGCATGGGCGGCGGCTCGGCGGCGGCGATTGGCGCGGTGGAACTGCTGCGTTTCTCCGAGCTGGCCAACCGCGACACCAGCCATTGGAGCGCGCAGGCCATTGCCGACCTGTCGGCACGCTTGCCCTCGACTACCGTGCTGGCTTTGGCGGTGATTGGCTCGGCGATTGGTGTGGTGTCCTTGTCCGGTTCGATCATCGCCTGGGCCAAGCTCGATGGGCGCCTGGACAAGCGCGTCACTTTCCCTGGGCAGCAGGTGTTCAATCTGCTGGTCGCCGTCGCTATGGTGGTGCTCGGTGTGTGGGCTGCCGTCAGCCTGCAGCCACTGGCGATCATCAGCTTCTTCGTGGTGGCGCTGGCTTTGGGCGTGTTGATGACGCTGCCGATCGGTGGCGCCGACATGCCGGTGGTGATTTCGCTTTACAACGCATTCACTGGCTTGGCAGTGGCGTTTGAAGGCTATGTGCTCGGCAACGAGGCCTTGATCATCGCCGGCATGATGGTCGGCGCTGCCGGCATCCTGCTGACGCGCCTGATGGCCAAGGCGATGAACCGGCCGATCAGTGGCGTGCTGTTCTCCAACTTCGGCGGTGGCGGGCAGGGTGCTGAAATCAGCGGCACGCAGAAGCCGATCGAAGCGGCCGATGTCGCGGCGATGATGGCCTTCGCCGAGCGCGTGGTGATCGTGCCCGGCTACGGCATGGCGGTCGCCCAGGCCCAGCACAAGATCTGGGAACTGGCGCAGCGTCTGATCGAGCGCGGGGTCAAGGTTAAATTCGCGATCCACCCGGTGGCCGGGCGCATGCCCGGGCATATGAACGTGCTGCTGGCCGAAGCCGGCGTGCCGTACGACCTGATCGCCGACATGGACGACATAAACCCGGAGTTCGCCACTACCGATGTGTCACTGGTGATCGGCGCCAATGACGTGGTCAACCCGGTTGCCAAGACCGACCCGACCAGCCCGATCTACGGCATGCCGATTCTGGATGTGGTCAATTCGAAGAACACCATCGTCATCAAGCGCGGCAAGGGCACCGGTTTTGCGGGCATCGAGAATGCGCTGTTCTACGCTGACAACACGCGCATGCTGTACGGCGATGGGGCCGAGGCGGCCAGCGCCCTGGTCAGTGAACTCAAGGCGCTGGACGGCGGGCACTGA